A region from the Sandaracinus amylolyticus genome encodes:
- a CDS encoding trypsin-like serine protease, with the protein MRRPVSILLLVLAGCSTGTDEPPAVVDGGGTQTPDARTTTIDAGPAGTCDERLVPLVYNGTREPTAMPLTPGQILAIGSWDGCSGTFITDEWVLTARHCGIRVGGSFCVGADPRNPNVCFTAAQVQNHPSQDMTLVRMDAAASSRIAELEPIAINTTMLDDTWLGRTAEAAGYGQQEDGSSGEREFTAEPIVAFESPQFLVIDGMGERGVCFGDSGGPVMIVADDGSVRVAGDLSYGDPNCLGQDRYSRTDLAVEWIESFTGPTNGSTDCATLGSEGRCVGETAVWCDGETPRSERCETCGWDAAAEGYRCITAADPCEGLDEAGACAGVVARWCDRGVVRERDCAACDDGTCGRVDGRVGCVDDPCGGVDYLGRCDGDVAVWCHEGTMLRTRDCAAEGLRCEYVNDRVGYFCAR; encoded by the coding sequence ATGCGCCGGCCGGTCTCGATTCTCCTCCTCGTGCTCGCAGGCTGCTCCACCGGCACGGACGAACCACCCGCGGTGGTCGACGGAGGCGGCACCCAGACGCCCGACGCGCGCACAACGACCATCGACGCTGGGCCCGCGGGCACGTGCGACGAGCGCCTCGTGCCCCTCGTCTACAACGGGACGCGCGAGCCCACGGCGATGCCGCTGACGCCGGGGCAGATCCTCGCGATCGGCTCGTGGGACGGCTGCAGCGGCACGTTCATCACCGACGAATGGGTGCTCACCGCGAGGCACTGCGGGATCCGCGTGGGGGGCTCGTTCTGCGTCGGCGCCGATCCGCGCAACCCGAACGTGTGCTTCACCGCGGCGCAGGTGCAGAACCACCCGAGCCAGGACATGACGCTGGTGCGCATGGACGCGGCCGCGTCGTCGCGCATCGCCGAGCTCGAGCCGATCGCGATCAACACGACGATGCTCGACGACACGTGGCTCGGACGCACCGCGGAGGCCGCGGGCTACGGCCAGCAGGAGGACGGATCGAGCGGCGAGCGCGAGTTCACGGCGGAGCCGATCGTCGCGTTCGAGAGCCCGCAGTTCCTGGTGATCGACGGGATGGGCGAGCGAGGCGTCTGCTTCGGCGACTCGGGCGGTCCGGTGATGATCGTCGCGGACGACGGCAGCGTGCGCGTCGCGGGCGATCTCAGCTACGGCGATCCCAACTGCCTCGGACAGGACCGCTACTCGCGCACGGATCTCGCGGTCGAGTGGATCGAGTCGTTCACCGGGCCGACGAACGGCAGCACCGACTGCGCGACGCTCGGGAGCGAGGGGCGCTGCGTCGGCGAGACCGCCGTGTGGTGCGACGGCGAGACGCCTCGGAGCGAGCGCTGCGAGACGTGCGGCTGGGACGCCGCGGCCGAAGGTTATCGCTGCATCACCGCCGCCGATCCGTGCGAGGGCCTCGACGAGGCGGGCGCGTGCGCAGGCGTCGTCGCGCGATGGTGCGATCGCGGCGTGGTGCGCGAGCGCGACTGCGCCGCGTGCGACGACGGAACGTGCGGCCGCGTCGACGGTCGCGTGGGCTGCGTGGACGACCCCTGCGGCGGCGTCGACTACCTCGGCCGCTGCGACGGAGACGTCGCGGTGTGGTGCCACGAGGGCACGATGCTCCGCACGCGCGACTGCGCGGCGGAGGGCCTGCGCTGCGAGTACGTGAACGACCGCGTCGGCTACTTCTGCGCGCGCTGA
- a CDS encoding ribosomal protein L7/L12 has protein sequence MSKAFLCAACSAPLDPAHVEGTIVRCAYCRVAQPSPFAPRNVLASLAPRAGWRVYESRTREQGDELLVQTEPREDTYFTSLESHGTFDDFEATIALRLLWGDLETSRVTLMLRKGASGHYAAHLSTIGTFSLQLVTGTEPRVLVPWAASDAVRREPGALNELRVRAEGDRLSMFLNGRSVIALRDATYRHGSIALASYSKVPMAYAVRRAEITGLDAPHAIDVRGAPVPGALPQFLHAPPGQGVEVTLTWTGANKIAVIKAIREITGLGLADAKRLVESTPARVGDAASIADANRWIAHLAAQGARAERSQRAQK, from the coding sequence ATGAGCAAGGCGTTCCTCTGCGCGGCGTGCAGCGCGCCGCTCGATCCCGCGCACGTCGAAGGCACGATCGTCCGCTGCGCGTACTGCCGCGTCGCGCAGCCGAGCCCGTTCGCACCGCGGAACGTGCTCGCGTCGCTCGCGCCGCGCGCCGGCTGGCGCGTCTACGAGTCACGCACGCGCGAGCAGGGTGACGAGCTGCTGGTCCAGACCGAGCCGCGCGAGGACACGTACTTCACGTCGCTCGAGTCGCACGGCACGTTCGACGACTTCGAGGCGACGATCGCGCTGCGCCTGCTCTGGGGCGATCTCGAGACGTCGCGCGTGACGCTGATGCTCCGCAAGGGCGCGAGCGGTCACTACGCCGCGCACCTCTCGACGATCGGCACGTTCTCGCTGCAGCTCGTCACCGGCACCGAGCCGCGCGTGCTCGTGCCGTGGGCGGCGTCCGACGCCGTGCGTCGCGAGCCCGGCGCGCTCAACGAGCTGCGCGTCCGCGCCGAGGGCGACCGGCTCTCGATGTTCTTGAACGGTCGTTCGGTGATCGCGCTGCGCGACGCGACGTACCGGCACGGCTCGATCGCGCTCGCGTCGTACTCGAAGGTGCCGATGGCGTACGCGGTGCGTCGCGCGGAGATCACCGGGCTCGACGCGCCGCACGCGATCGACGTGCGCGGCGCGCCGGTGCCGGGCGCGCTCCCGCAATTCCTGCACGCGCCTCCGGGGCAGGGCGTCGAGGTCACGCTCACGTGGACCGGCGCGAACAAGATCGCGGTGATCAAGGCGATCCGCGAGATCACCGGGCTCGGGCTCGCGGACGCGAAGCGCTTGGTGGAGTCGACGCCCGCGCGCGTCGGCGACGCCGCGAGCATCGCCGACGCGAACCGCTGGATCGCGCACCTCGCGGCGCAGGGCGCGCGCGCCGAGCGGAGTCAGCGCGCGCAGAAGTAG
- a CDS encoding alkaline phosphatase D family protein, with product MGMPPIGRRRFLKTVVVSAGAVTLAGSLSGCGDDGGGDGDPSGTFPQSVASGDPRTDSIVLWTRLDRAGETVDTTVTLELALDEAFSMRVELSSPEIPVEAAHDHCVRVKVDGLEAGTRYYYRFVYESVRSRVGRFKTAPARDADVPVRFAIVSCQDYVGRFYNSYLPLLDAENDELDFVVHLGDYIYETTGDPSFMSASDERAVEFTDTEGAIALEEDGETFYAARSLSNYRELYKTYRSDPILQRVHERFPFIVTWDDHEFADDSWQDVATRSGGREDERDPDHRRNAEQVFLEFHPIARDIAGEDAAGSLVGSATESLFPENRIYRDLRFGRHLHLVVGDYRSYRPDHPIAESAWPGTVVMTEAQVRAVLTTRETEGRLPEGQTADVAFEMGGYRPYVDLADAAYADYKTALQTALTGAYTAGGAPAERAATLATEATAGAADAAVVNATLTAAGVALPPIEITDELPRGLSYASLGKSGLFGSIGARYLVVARHYDLWAEHRAPSAPHPLGEAQLGFMREAIDANDDATWTVLGSSVSFSPLILDVTPFAAQLPEGFPAEQFYLNVDHWDGFPLEKEALLRDVLRPRNALVISGDIHSAFVTDHDGEGGRAIELTTPGISSGNFRELLYGSAQQLPSLAGSPVVESVLTLLDSLMMTARPQLKHSRTDVNGLIVAQLDATGLEATLMQLPPEVVRESFYERAEELAPRWQIVRYRVARTAEGNGPIEMVS from the coding sequence ATGGGGATGCCGCCGATCGGTCGACGAAGGTTCCTGAAGACGGTGGTGGTGAGCGCGGGCGCGGTGACGCTCGCAGGTTCGCTCTCGGGATGTGGTGACGACGGCGGAGGCGACGGCGATCCCTCGGGGACGTTCCCACAGTCGGTCGCGTCGGGAGACCCGCGCACCGACTCGATCGTGCTGTGGACGCGCCTGGATCGCGCGGGCGAGACCGTCGACACGACCGTCACGCTCGAGCTCGCGCTCGACGAGGCGTTCTCGATGCGGGTCGAGCTCTCGAGCCCCGAGATCCCCGTGGAGGCCGCGCACGACCACTGCGTGCGCGTGAAGGTCGACGGGCTCGAGGCCGGCACTCGCTACTACTACCGCTTCGTGTACGAGAGCGTTCGCTCGCGCGTCGGTCGCTTCAAGACCGCGCCGGCGCGCGACGCCGACGTGCCGGTGCGCTTCGCGATCGTGAGCTGCCAGGACTACGTCGGTCGCTTCTACAACTCGTATCTCCCGCTGCTCGACGCGGAGAACGACGAGCTCGACTTCGTCGTGCACCTCGGCGACTACATCTACGAGACGACCGGCGATCCGAGCTTCATGAGCGCGTCGGACGAGCGCGCGGTCGAGTTCACCGACACCGAGGGCGCGATCGCGCTCGAGGAGGACGGCGAGACGTTCTACGCCGCGCGCTCGCTCTCGAACTACCGCGAGCTCTACAAGACGTACCGCAGCGATCCGATCCTGCAGCGCGTGCACGAGCGCTTCCCGTTCATCGTCACGTGGGACGACCACGAGTTCGCCGACGACTCGTGGCAGGACGTCGCGACGCGCAGCGGCGGGCGCGAGGACGAGCGCGATCCCGATCATCGCCGCAACGCCGAGCAGGTGTTCCTCGAGTTCCACCCGATCGCGCGCGACATCGCGGGCGAGGACGCGGCGGGCTCGCTCGTGGGCAGCGCGACCGAGAGCCTGTTCCCCGAGAACCGCATCTACCGCGACCTGCGCTTCGGGCGTCACCTGCACCTCGTCGTCGGCGACTACCGCAGCTATCGCCCCGATCATCCGATCGCCGAGAGCGCGTGGCCGGGCACGGTCGTGATGACCGAGGCGCAGGTGCGCGCGGTGCTCACGACGCGCGAGACCGAGGGCCGCCTGCCCGAGGGCCAGACCGCGGACGTCGCGTTCGAGATGGGCGGCTATCGCCCGTACGTCGATCTCGCCGACGCGGCATACGCGGACTACAAGACCGCGCTGCAGACCGCGCTGACCGGCGCGTACACGGCCGGCGGCGCGCCCGCCGAGCGCGCCGCGACGCTCGCGACGGAAGCGACCGCGGGCGCCGCGGATGCCGCGGTCGTGAACGCGACGCTGACGGCCGCGGGCGTCGCGCTCCCGCCGATCGAGATCACCGACGAGCTCCCGCGCGGGCTCTCGTACGCCTCGCTGGGCAAGAGCGGTCTCTTCGGATCGATCGGCGCGCGCTATCTCGTGGTCGCGCGTCACTACGATCTCTGGGCCGAGCACCGCGCGCCGAGCGCGCCGCATCCGCTCGGCGAGGCGCAGCTCGGGTTCATGCGCGAGGCGATCGACGCGAACGACGACGCGACGTGGACCGTGCTCGGATCGAGCGTGTCGTTCTCGCCGCTGATCCTCGACGTGACGCCCTTCGCCGCGCAGCTGCCCGAGGGCTTCCCCGCCGAGCAGTTCTATCTGAACGTCGATCACTGGGACGGCTTCCCGCTCGAGAAGGAAGCGCTGCTGCGCGACGTGCTGCGGCCGCGCAACGCGCTGGTGATCTCGGGGGACATCCACTCGGCGTTCGTCACCGATCACGACGGCGAAGGTGGACGGGCGATCGAGCTCACGACCCCGGGCATCAGCAGCGGGAACTTCCGCGAGCTGCTCTATGGGAGCGCGCAGCAGCTCCCGAGCCTCGCCGGCAGTCCCGTCGTCGAGAGCGTGCTGACCCTGCTCGACTCGCTGATGATGACCGCGCGGCCGCAGCTCAAGCACTCGCGCACCGACGTGAACGGGCTGATCGTCGCGCAGCTCGACGCGACGGGGCTCGAAGCGACGCTGATGCAGCTGCCGCCCGAGGTCGTGCGCGAGAGCTTCTACGAGCGCGCCGAAGAGCTCGCGCCGCGGTGGCAGATCGTGCGTTATCGCGTCGCGCGCACCGCGGAAGGCAACGGCCCGATCGAGATGGTGAGCTGA
- a CDS encoding macro domain-containing protein, translating into MLPSTILLVDHHAPLVQAWQRAFEDVEGVRVSAGDFFAHDADAMVSPANSFGIMDGGIDRAIRDQLGHDVQRALQQRIVERHHGELHVGQAEIVETGHARWPWLVAAPTMRAPESIASTVNAYVAFRAILLAVRAHNEASPSRAIDTLLCPGLGTGIGAMDPERCAVQMRMAHRQVHEPARIPSFDRIHAIHRALRTS; encoded by the coding sequence ATGCTCCCGAGCACGATCCTCCTGGTCGATCATCACGCGCCGCTCGTGCAGGCGTGGCAGCGCGCCTTCGAAGATGTCGAGGGCGTGCGCGTCTCCGCGGGCGACTTCTTCGCGCACGACGCCGACGCGATGGTCAGCCCCGCGAACAGCTTCGGCATCATGGACGGCGGGATCGACCGCGCGATCCGCGACCAGCTCGGGCACGACGTCCAGCGCGCGCTGCAGCAGCGCATCGTCGAGCGACACCACGGTGAGCTCCACGTCGGCCAGGCCGAGATCGTCGAGACCGGCCACGCGCGCTGGCCGTGGCTCGTCGCGGCGCCGACGATGCGCGCGCCCGAGAGCATCGCGAGCACGGTGAACGCCTACGTCGCGTTCCGCGCGATCCTGCTCGCGGTGCGCGCCCACAACGAAGCGTCGCCCTCGCGCGCGATCGACACGCTGCTCTGTCCCGGGCTCGGCACGGGGATCGGCGCGATGGACCCCGAGCGCTGCGCCGTGCAGATGCGCATGGCGCACCGCCAGGTGCACGAGCCCGCGCGCATCCCGTCGTTCGATCGCATCCACGCGATCCATCGCGCGCTGCGCACCAGCTGA
- a CDS encoding PAS domain S-box protein gives MPNASLVLRSADVAALLERSRDGLIEEWTRRVRTGHAVTGPARDLPQPYLVDHMPRLVADLVAALEARAVTQAPAGDIGRTVWHGAHAEAHAAERFREGYALDEVLRELSVFRATVVELLHRQDRTPELDAFELVHTAIDEAMAVAARSYEEEARSTLAQSEAAYRRIVTSVADHAIILLDVDGHVRTWNVGAERITGYRADEILGQRFDVLYPPEQRPERPRRMLDTATRDGLAKDAGWRMRKGGTRFFAEVTLTAIHDAKGVLCGFSKVTRDVTERWRSEQELRKSRELLKGLIDHSPALVAVKDLEGRYLLTNRRFAELLAPSGASIVGRDDREIVGGELGDRLYAHDVEVRQLDHAIDREEVAPDGSTFLVSRFPVRDAEQRTFATAAIATDITERKRTERVIAAREQRFRDLFALAPIGIAELDPATGEITRSNPRLCAITGYGEDELRGRVLDDLADASVRSACGAAFHAVLHGPRTSTEHETRFVRKDGTTVCVRAVLAAFHAEGEERAIAIALVEDIESRKALEREREQAAEQRERFVGIVSHDLRNPLGAILSAVYLLERKGAVGGTDTALLARIHRSADSMRALIHDLLDYERARAGVAVPITTQPVELCALIDEVVAETRQAHPRSPIEVEQCAALRGQWDPARVQQALTNLLVNAIHHGEPERPVRVAAVRRDGHAELSVWNAGAPIPGGIRDTLFEPFKRAQRGGAGVGLGLFIVREIAIAHGGTVEFESSTEQGTTFRLVLPLA, from the coding sequence GTGCCCAATGCGTCGCTCGTGCTCCGAAGCGCCGACGTCGCCGCGTTGCTCGAGCGCTCGCGCGACGGGCTGATCGAGGAGTGGACGCGACGCGTGCGCACCGGGCACGCGGTGACCGGTCCGGCGCGTGATCTGCCGCAGCCGTACCTCGTCGATCACATGCCGCGGCTGGTGGCAGACCTCGTCGCGGCGCTCGAAGCACGCGCGGTCACGCAGGCGCCCGCCGGGGACATCGGCCGCACCGTGTGGCACGGCGCGCACGCCGAGGCCCACGCCGCCGAGCGCTTCCGCGAGGGCTATGCGCTCGACGAGGTCCTGCGCGAGCTCTCGGTGTTCCGCGCGACGGTCGTCGAGCTGCTCCATCGCCAGGATCGCACGCCCGAGCTCGATGCGTTCGAGCTCGTGCACACCGCGATCGACGAGGCGATGGCGGTCGCGGCGCGCTCGTACGAAGAGGAAGCGCGCTCGACGCTCGCGCAGAGCGAGGCGGCGTACCGCCGCATCGTGACGAGCGTCGCGGACCACGCGATCATCCTGCTCGACGTCGACGGGCACGTGCGCACCTGGAACGTCGGCGCCGAGCGCATCACCGGCTACCGCGCGGACGAGATCCTCGGTCAGCGCTTCGACGTGCTCTATCCGCCCGAGCAGCGCCCGGAGCGACCTCGTCGGATGCTCGACACGGCCACGCGCGACGGGTTGGCGAAGGACGCGGGCTGGCGGATGCGCAAGGGCGGGACGCGCTTCTTCGCCGAGGTGACGCTCACCGCGATCCACGACGCGAAGGGCGTGCTCTGCGGGTTCTCGAAGGTCACGCGCGACGTGACCGAGCGCTGGCGGAGCGAGCAGGAGCTCCGCAAGAGCCGCGAGCTGCTGAAGGGGCTGATCGATCACTCGCCCGCGCTCGTCGCGGTGAAGGATCTCGAAGGGCGCTACCTGCTCACCAACCGGCGCTTCGCCGAGCTGCTCGCGCCGAGCGGTGCGTCGATCGTGGGGCGCGACGATCGCGAGATCGTCGGCGGCGAGCTCGGCGACCGACTCTACGCGCACGACGTCGAGGTGCGGCAGCTCGACCATGCGATCGATCGCGAGGAGGTCGCGCCCGACGGCTCGACGTTCCTGGTCTCGCGCTTTCCGGTGCGCGACGCGGAGCAGCGCACGTTCGCGACCGCGGCGATCGCGACCGACATCACGGAGCGCAAGCGAACCGAGCGGGTGATCGCGGCGCGCGAGCAGCGCTTCCGTGATCTCTTCGCGCTCGCGCCCATCGGCATCGCCGAGCTCGATCCCGCGACCGGCGAGATCACGCGATCGAACCCGCGGCTCTGCGCGATCACCGGCTACGGCGAGGACGAGCTCCGCGGGCGCGTGCTCGACGACCTCGCGGACGCCTCGGTGCGCAGCGCGTGCGGCGCCGCGTTCCACGCCGTGCTGCACGGGCCGCGCACGAGCACCGAGCACGAGACGCGCTTCGTGCGCAAGGACGGCACCACGGTGTGCGTGCGCGCGGTGCTCGCCGCGTTCCACGCCGAGGGCGAGGAGCGCGCGATCGCGATCGCGCTCGTGGAGGACATCGAGTCGCGCAAGGCGCTCGAGCGCGAGCGCGAGCAGGCGGCGGAGCAGCGCGAGCGCTTCGTCGGCATCGTGAGCCACGATCTGCGCAACCCGCTCGGCGCGATCCTCTCGGCGGTGTACCTGCTGGAGCGAAAGGGCGCGGTCGGCGGGACCGACACCGCGCTGCTCGCGCGGATCCACCGGAGCGCGGACTCGATGCGCGCCCTCATCCACGACCTGCTCGACTACGAGCGCGCGCGTGCGGGCGTCGCGGTGCCGATCACGACGCAGCCGGTCGAGCTCTGCGCGCTGATCGACGAGGTCGTCGCCGAGACCCGGCAGGCGCATCCGCGCTCCCCGATCGAGGTGGAGCAGTGCGCCGCGTTGCGCGGGCAATGGGATCCGGCGCGCGTGCAGCAGGCGCTCACGAACCTGCTCGTGAACGCGATCCACCACGGCGAGCCGGAGCGGCCGGTGCGCGTCGCGGCGGTGCGGCGCGACGGGCACGCGGAGCTCTCGGTGTGGAACGCGGGCGCGCCGATTCCGGGCGGGATCCGCGACACGCTGTTCGAGCCGTTCAAGCGCGCGCAGCGAGGCGGCGCGGGCGTCGGGCTCGGGCTGTTCATCGTGCGCGAGATCGCGATCGCGCACGGCGGGACCGTCGAGTTCGAGTCGAGCACCGAGCAGGGCACCACGTTCCGGCTCGTGCTGCCTCTCGCGTGA
- the aceK gene encoding bifunctional isocitrate dehydrogenase kinase/phosphatase encodes MKLAEQIAAEILRGFDKHYRIFRDISSAAKDRFERADWAASREAGRTRIHFYDQRVREAVDLVSDRFPLATVEELIWPHVKQAYFQLLYEHRQPECAETFFNSVACRVLDRRYYRNEYIFWRPAISTEYLTGGEPDYRSFYDRGEGLRGALRDVVLSYELRGQWQDLERDLDRLERAVAEHFGGPWTSDVDFQIQVLSSLFYRNKAAYLCGRARNGYREYPFVVPILKDEQGAMFLDALLLSPQDIGRVFSLARAYCMVDMEVPAAFVQFVSSMLPRKPRSEIYTLVGLQKQGKTLFYRDMMLHLKHSSDCFTVAPGTKGMVMAVFTLPSFPYVFKVIRDWFPPPKDVDRAKVEDRYLLVKHHDRVGRMADSLEYSHVAFPLERFEPELLAELKSVASSMIRIEGDQLIVKHLYIEKRLVPLDLFLQKSDEQRTRAAIREYGNAIKELASANIFAGDLLLKNFGITRFGRVVFYDYDEIGYLTDFKFRRIPKARDYDDEMSADPWFSVGPHDVFPEQFPTFLFADPKQREIFMELHGDLMDPAFWIAAQDRCRRGEQADIFPYPENLRFSRRFE; translated from the coding sequence ATGAAGCTCGCCGAGCAGATCGCCGCGGAGATCCTCCGCGGCTTCGACAAGCACTACCGGATCTTCCGCGACATCAGCAGCGCCGCGAAGGATCGCTTCGAGCGCGCCGACTGGGCCGCGTCGCGCGAGGCGGGCCGCACGCGCATCCACTTCTACGATCAGCGCGTGCGCGAAGCGGTGGATCTCGTCTCCGATCGCTTCCCGCTCGCGACGGTCGAGGAGCTGATCTGGCCGCACGTGAAGCAGGCCTACTTCCAGCTGCTCTACGAGCACCGACAGCCCGAGTGCGCCGAGACGTTCTTCAACTCGGTCGCCTGTCGCGTGCTCGATCGTCGCTACTACCGCAACGAGTACATCTTCTGGCGCCCCGCGATCTCGACCGAGTACCTGACCGGCGGCGAGCCCGACTACCGCTCGTTCTACGATCGCGGCGAGGGCCTGCGCGGCGCGCTGCGCGACGTCGTGCTCAGCTACGAGCTGCGCGGCCAGTGGCAGGACCTCGAGCGCGATCTCGATCGCCTCGAGCGCGCGGTGGCCGAGCACTTCGGCGGACCGTGGACGAGCGACGTCGACTTCCAGATCCAGGTGCTCTCGTCACTCTTCTACCGCAACAAGGCCGCGTATCTCTGCGGGCGCGCGCGCAACGGCTACCGCGAGTACCCGTTCGTCGTGCCGATCCTCAAGGACGAGCAGGGCGCGATGTTCCTCGATGCGCTCCTGCTCTCGCCGCAGGACATCGGGCGCGTGTTCTCGCTCGCGCGCGCGTACTGCATGGTCGACATGGAGGTGCCCGCCGCGTTCGTGCAGTTCGTCTCGTCGATGCTGCCGCGCAAGCCGCGCTCCGAGATCTACACGCTCGTCGGGCTGCAGAAGCAGGGCAAGACGCTCTTCTATCGCGACATGATGCTGCACCTGAAGCACTCGTCGGACTGCTTCACGGTCGCGCCGGGCACGAAGGGCATGGTCATGGCGGTCTTCACGCTCCCTTCGTTCCCCTACGTGTTCAAGGTGATCCGCGACTGGTTCCCGCCCCCGAAGGACGTCGATCGCGCGAAGGTCGAGGATCGCTACCTGCTCGTGAAGCACCACGATCGCGTCGGGCGCATGGCGGACTCGCTCGAGTACTCGCACGTCGCGTTCCCGCTCGAGCGCTTCGAGCCCGAGCTGCTCGCGGAGCTGAAGAGCGTCGCGAGCTCGATGATCCGCATCGAGGGCGATCAGCTGATCGTGAAGCACCTCTACATCGAGAAGCGCCTCGTCCCGCTCGATCTGTTCCTCCAGAAGAGCGACGAGCAGCGCACGCGCGCCGCGATCCGCGAGTACGGCAACGCGATCAAGGAGCTCGCGAGCGCGAACATCTTCGCGGGCGATCTGCTGCTGAAGAACTTCGGGATCACGCGCTTCGGGCGCGTCGTGTTCTACGACTACGACGAGATCGGCTATCTCACCGACTTCAAGTTCCGCCGCATCCCGAAGGCGCGCGACTACGACGACGAGATGAGCGCGGACCCGTGGTTCTCGGTGGGCCCCCACGACGTGTTCCCCGAGCAGTTCCCGACGTTCCTGTTCGCCGATCCGAAGCAGCGCGAGATCTTCATGGAGCTCCACGGCGACCTGATGGACCCCGCGTTCTGGATCGCAGCGCAGGACCGCTGTCGTCGCGGCGAGCAGGCCGACATCTTCCCGTACCCCGAGAACCTGCGCTTCAGCCGACGCTTCGAGTGA
- a CDS encoding deoxycytidylate deaminase — protein MKDKHIRIRIEQCLALANASNCPRRKFGALLLDPERNVVLMDGYNGGPRGGGELCGGTECLRDTLQVKSGTRMEVGCHHAEMNVVCNAAASGVACRGAWLIVTGEPCLMCAKMIHHAGITRVLIVEGGYAGENGVQYLKTHGVEVQVVEGPKDPRLGTV, from the coding sequence ATGAAGGACAAGCACATCCGGATCCGCATCGAGCAGTGCCTCGCGCTGGCGAACGCGAGCAACTGTCCGCGCCGCAAGTTCGGCGCGCTGCTCCTCGACCCCGAGCGCAACGTCGTCTTGATGGACGGCTACAACGGCGGTCCGCGCGGCGGCGGAGAGCTCTGCGGCGGCACCGAGTGCCTGCGCGACACCCTGCAGGTGAAGTCGGGCACGCGGATGGAGGTCGGCTGCCATCACGCGGAGATGAACGTCGTGTGCAACGCGGCGGCGAGCGGCGTCGCGTGCCGCGGCGCGTGGCTGATCGTGACGGGCGAGCCGTGCCTGATGTGCGCGAAGATGATCCACCACGCGGGCATCACGCGCGTGCTGATCGTCGAGGGCGGCTACGCGGGCGAGAACGGCGTGCAGTACCTCAAGACGCACGGCGTCGAGGTGCAGGTGGTCGAGGGTCCGAAAGATCCGCGGCTCGGCACCGTGTAG